CGGTGCATCTTCTGCGCACGGCTCAAACGGCCAAAGGTGGCCCCGATGGCGGCGATGGCGGACGCGGAGGCCACGTAATTGTGCGCGGCAACAACCAGCTTTGGACATTGCTGCATTTGAAATACCGAAAACATGTAATTGCACAGGACGGCGAATCGGGCGGACGACAAAACATGTCGGGCGCTTCGGGACGCGATGAAATTATTGAAGTGCCGCTGGGTACTGTAGCTAAAGACGCGGAAACCGACGAAATCCTGTTTGAAATTACAGAGCATGGCGAAGAACGCATCATTGTACCCGGTGGGCGTGGCGGTTTAGGGAACCAGCATTTTGCAACGCCTACACGCCAAACACCACGCTTTGCTCAGCCCGGCGAACCCGGCCGCGAAGAATGGAAAATTCTTGAACTCAAACTCCTCGCCGATGTCGGACTGGTGGGTTTTCCTAATGCCGGTAAATCTACACTGCTCTCTGTGGTGAGTGCCGCAAAACCCGAAATTGCCGACTATCCCTTCACCACTCTGGTGCCCAATCTGGGTGTAGTAGGTTACCGCGATCACCGTTCGTTTGTGATGGCCGATATTCCAGGCATCATAGAAGGCGCACACGAAGGTCGCGGATTGGGTGTACGTTTCCTGCGCCACATCGAACGTAACTCCATGCTGCTTTTCCTCGTTCCGGCCGACAGCAGCGACATTGTACACGATTACGAAATCCTGCTCAACGAACTCGAACAATACAACCCCGAACTGCTCGATAAAAAACGCCTGCTCGGTATTTCTAAAGCCGACCTGCTTGACGATGAACTTTTCGATGCTCTGAAAAAAGACCTCGAAAAACAGCTTCGTAAAAAACACCGCATTCCTTTTGTTATTTTTTCTTCGCAAAGCGGAAAAAATGTCCAGAGCCTGAAGGATGAACTTTGGAAACTGATGAACAGCCCGGTCTGATTATTCCTTTTCTAAATCTTATCATTGAAAACCATGATGCTTTTGCCGTGGTTTTTAAACTCAGTTTGAAACGTTTTTAGTGTTTTTCCTGAAAATAGTTTCAGTAAATAGTGATTAAAGGCATAAATCACTACTTTTGGGCTGCCCATGAACTACCAGACCCGCCATCTCCTGCTGGCGCTGCTGGTGACCCTGGCCCCCTTCGTTGCAAGTGCGCAAAACGACCAGCGCATGCGTGTGTGTGAAGTTACGTTCGACCTTCAGAACGTAACCAGTGATAAAGACAGGGTAAAGGTTACCGCGGTGCCTCCTCCTGCCTCACGGCGAGTGGTTGAATATGCATTTCCATCGGTTCTTCCCGGCTTATACGGCTCAGTACAGGCGGGCAACTACATCAGCGAAATTGCTGCTTTTGATGATCGGGGGCATCGTGTGCGTGTGCGCCGCAAAGGGAAAAATACGTTTCGGTTTCATGTGCGTAAAGGACGTTCGCTGCGACGGATTGAGTATTGGGTTGACGATGTATTTGATGCCGGAAATGCTACAGGTACCGTGCCGCAGGCTGCAGCCACACGGTTTGAAAGCGGAAAGGAGTTTATGCTGCAGCAGGCATTTATGGTGGGCTGCTTTACACATGCGCCTGATGCTGCTTACCGCATAACGGTATTACATCCCCAGCATATTTATCCTATTACCGCACTTCCTTTCACACGCGAAACGCAAAGCCGCGACAAATTTTTCTGTCCGAATTATCAGAAACTGATTGATCAGCCCATATTGTATGGAGAGGCTGACACGCTGAACACCACATTCGGGCATATCAGTTTGCGCGTGGCTGTTACAGGTACAAATCATGCCGGGCGGGCACGTATTATCCGACGTGTAC
This genomic stretch from Bacteroidota bacterium harbors:
- the obgE gene encoding GTPase ObgE, with the protein product MSDTNFVDYVKICCRSGKGGGGSVHLLRTAQTAKGGPDGGDGGRGGHVIVRGNNQLWTLLHLKYRKHVIAQDGESGGRQNMSGASGRDEIIEVPLGTVAKDAETDEILFEITEHGEERIIVPGGRGGLGNQHFATPTRQTPRFAQPGEPGREEWKILELKLLADVGLVGFPNAGKSTLLSVVSAAKPEIADYPFTTLVPNLGVVGYRDHRSFVMADIPGIIEGAHEGRGLGVRFLRHIERNSMLLFLVPADSSDIVHDYEILLNELEQYNPELLDKKRLLGISKADLLDDELFDALKKDLEKQLRKKHRIPFVIFSSQSGKNVQSLKDELWKLMNSPV